One Desulfocurvibacter africanus subsp. africanus DSM 2603 DNA segment encodes these proteins:
- the eno gene encoding phosphopyruvate hydratase produces the protein MSSNIVSVWAREILDSRGNPTVEVEVTLESGVIGRAAVPSGASTGSREALELRDGDMARYLGKGVTKAVQNVMDVIAEEIVGMDALRQLSLDNALLDLDGTENKSRLGANAMLGVSMATARAAANFLGLPLYRYLGGINAKFLPAPMMNIINGGAHASNNLDIQEFMIMPLGAESFSEALRMGSETFHSLKKILAKDGLTTAVGDEGGFAPNLKSHKQAFEYIMRAIQEAGYTPGAQIALAIDAAASEFYKDGKYVLTGENRTLSSEELVEYYRDLADQFPIISIEDGLAESDWEGWATLTDTLGENLQIVGDDLFVTNPEILSHGISEGVANSVLVKLNQIGTLSETMDTIEMAHGAGYSTVISHRSGETEDAFIADLAVAVNSGQIKTGSLSRSDRLAKYNQLLRIEEDLEDEGFYYGPVIAEQFFGGDCDCGPECGDDCECDCHK, from the coding sequence ATGAGCAGTAACATCGTATCCGTCTGGGCACGCGAGATCCTGGATTCCCGCGGCAATCCTACCGTGGAGGTCGAAGTGACCCTTGAGTCCGGCGTCATCGGCCGCGCCGCCGTGCCCTCGGGTGCGTCCACCGGCTCGCGCGAGGCCCTGGAGCTGCGCGACGGCGATATGGCCCGCTACCTGGGCAAGGGCGTGACCAAGGCCGTGCAGAACGTGATGGACGTCATCGCCGAGGAGATCGTGGGCATGGACGCCCTGCGTCAGTTGTCCCTGGACAACGCCCTGCTGGACCTGGACGGCACCGAGAACAAGTCGCGCCTGGGCGCCAACGCCATGCTGGGCGTGTCCATGGCCACGGCCCGCGCCGCGGCCAACTTCCTGGGCCTCCCGCTCTACCGCTACCTCGGCGGCATCAACGCCAAGTTTCTGCCCGCGCCCATGATGAACATCATCAACGGCGGCGCTCACGCCTCCAACAACCTGGACATTCAGGAGTTCATGATCATGCCACTCGGCGCGGAGTCTTTCTCCGAGGCCCTGCGCATGGGCTCCGAGACCTTCCATAGCCTTAAGAAGATCCTGGCCAAGGACGGCCTGACCACGGCCGTGGGCGACGAAGGCGGCTTCGCGCCCAACCTGAAGAGCCACAAGCAGGCCTTCGAGTACATCATGCGCGCCATCCAGGAAGCCGGCTACACCCCCGGAGCGCAGATCGCCCTGGCCATCGACGCCGCGGCCAGCGAGTTCTACAAGGACGGCAAGTACGTGCTCACGGGCGAGAACCGCACGCTCTCTTCCGAGGAATTGGTCGAGTACTATCGCGACCTGGCGGACCAGTTCCCGATAATCTCCATCGAGGACGGCCTGGCCGAGAGCGATTGGGAGGGCTGGGCCACGCTGACCGACACCTTGGGCGAGAACCTGCAGATCGTGGGCGACGACCTGTTCGTGACCAACCCCGAAATCCTCTCCCACGGCATCAGCGAGGGCGTGGCCAACTCCGTGCTGGTCAAGCTCAACCAGATCGGCACCCTCAGCGAGACCATGGACACCATCGAGATGGCCCACGGCGCGGGCTACTCCACGGTCATCTCCCACCGCTCGGGCGAGACCGAAGACGCCTTCATCGCCGACCTGGCCGTGGCCGTTAACTCCGGCCAGATCAAGACCGGCTCCCTGTCACGCTCCGATCGCCTGGCCAAGTACAACCAGCTCCTGCGCATCGAAGAGGATCTGGAAGACGAGGGCTTCTACTACGGTCCCGTCATCGCCGAGCAGTTCTTCGGCGGGGACTGCGACTGCGGCCCTGAATGCGGCGACGATTGCGAGTGCGACTGCCACAAGTAG
- a CDS encoding nuclear transport factor 2 family protein, which translates to MRDEVKAHVWATVEAMLDAYCRRDVQATMAYFADTPELVCIGSGPREKSVGHTGLRQGLVRDFADTDAMEVACGEPLISVAGDVAWVATDCLFTVLADGETLHVKARLTAVLRRLDETWRIVQSHMSLPFPPEE; encoded by the coding sequence ATGCGGGACGAGGTCAAGGCGCACGTCTGGGCGACGGTGGAGGCCATGCTGGACGCGTATTGCCGGCGGGACGTGCAAGCCACCATGGCCTACTTCGCGGACACGCCGGAACTCGTATGCATCGGCTCCGGGCCGCGCGAGAAGAGCGTGGGGCACACAGGCCTGCGTCAGGGGCTGGTGCGCGACTTCGCCGACACCGACGCCATGGAAGTCGCCTGCGGGGAGCCTCTGATTTCGGTGGCCGGAGACGTGGCCTGGGTGGCCACGGATTGCCTGTTCACGGTACTGGCCGACGGGGAAACCCTGCACGTCAAAGCCAGGCTCACGGCCGTGCTGCGCCGCCTGGACGAAACCTGGCGCATCGTGCAGTCGCATATGTCCCTGCCCTTTCCGCCCGAAGAATAG
- the folD gene encoding bifunctional methylenetetrahydrofolate dehydrogenase/methenyltetrahydrofolate cyclohydrolase FolD, whose protein sequence is MKLIDGKATAQTIREELKTEVAALKDRLGRAPGLAVVLVGEDPASQVYVRNKIKACEDTGIVSKAFRPEASVSQAELEDLVRRLNADPELDGILVQLPLPRGLDSQRILDLIDPAKDVDGFHPVSMGRLTLGLPGLRPCTPAGVMELLRRYDIPTKGKKAVVVGRSNIVGKPMALLLAQPGVDATVTLCHSRTRDLAAECRQADILVAAIGKANFITADMIKDGAVVIDVGMNRTEKGLAGDCDFHAMKDKVAAITPVPGGVGPMTIAMLMVNTLAACRRRMKLEG, encoded by the coding sequence ATGAAGCTCATCGACGGCAAGGCCACGGCCCAGACCATCAGGGAAGAACTCAAGACCGAGGTTGCCGCGCTCAAGGACAGGCTCGGCCGCGCGCCTGGATTGGCGGTGGTGCTCGTGGGCGAGGACCCGGCCTCGCAGGTCTATGTGCGCAACAAGATCAAGGCCTGCGAGGATACGGGCATTGTCTCCAAGGCCTTCAGGCCCGAGGCTTCCGTGTCCCAGGCCGAGCTGGAAGACCTTGTGCGCCGACTAAACGCGGACCCCGAGCTGGACGGTATCCTGGTGCAGCTGCCGCTGCCCCGTGGGCTGGACAGCCAGCGCATCTTGGACCTCATCGACCCGGCCAAGGACGTGGACGGATTCCATCCCGTGAGCATGGGCCGCCTGACCCTGGGACTGCCGGGCCTGCGACCCTGCACGCCCGCCGGAGTCATGGAGCTGCTGCGCCGCTACGACATCCCGACCAAGGGCAAGAAGGCCGTGGTCGTGGGGCGCTCCAACATCGTGGGCAAGCCCATGGCGCTCCTGCTGGCCCAGCCCGGCGTCGACGCTACCGTAACCCTGTGCCACTCGCGCACCAGGGATCTGGCCGCCGAATGCCGTCAGGCCGATATCCTGGTGGCTGCCATCGGCAAAGCAAATTTCATCACAGCGGATATGATCAAGGATGGCGCGGTGGTTATCGACGTGGGCATGAACAGGACCGAAAAGGGCCTTGCCGGAGACTGTGACTTTCATGCTATGAAGGACAAGGTCGCGGCCATTACGCCCGTTCCGGGCGGCGTGGGACCCATGACCATCGCCATGCTCATGGTTAACACGCTTGCGGCCTGCAGGCGCAGAATGAAACTAGAGGGTTAA
- a CDS encoding YbhB/YbcL family Raf kinase inhibitor-like protein, which yields MRIASPAFENGQPIPEKHSCDGEDVSPALTWDDVPQSAKSLTLVVEDPDAPRGTWDHWIVFNIPPVVKGLREGAGAGNLPGQALHGRNSWTRNNWGGPCPPSGTHRYFFKLFALDAMLDLSQGASKAELLEAMDGHILDKAELMGTYKR from the coding sequence ATGCGCATCGCCAGCCCTGCCTTTGAAAACGGCCAGCCTATACCCGAAAAGCACTCCTGCGACGGCGAGGACGTCTCTCCGGCCCTGACCTGGGATGATGTGCCCCAAAGCGCCAAGTCCCTGACCCTCGTGGTCGAGGACCCCGACGCCCCCAGAGGCACCTGGGATCACTGGATCGTATTCAACATCCCGCCGGTGGTGAAGGGCCTGCGCGAGGGCGCTGGAGCCGGCAATCTGCCCGGCCAGGCGCTGCACGGCCGCAATTCATGGACGCGCAACAACTGGGGCGGGCCCTGCCCGCCGAGCGGAACGCACCGCTACTTCTTCAAGCTGTTCGCCCTGGATGCTATGCTCGACCTGTCGCAAGGCGCGTCCAAGGCCGAACTGCTCGAAGCCATGGACGGCCACATCCTGGACAAGGCCGAGCTTATGGGCACGTACAAGCGGTAG
- a CDS encoding DNA alkylation repair protein: MDVVRENAWEIVERLAAVSSEADRLGMARFGITSAKAKVLGVRMPVLRAMAKDIGRDHGLALELWATAVHEARILACLLAEPKRVDEALAEAWVADFDSWGLCDQCCLNLLDRVPFAYAKAVEWIEREPEFTRRTGFALMAVLAVHDKKAEDARFLAFLPLIERHAEDPRNFVKKAVNWALRQIGKRNAALRKAAMETARGLIARDDKTARWIGRDALKELESKT, from the coding sequence ATGGATGTAGTGAGGGAGAACGCGTGGGAAATCGTGGAGCGGCTTGCGGCCGTATCCAGCGAGGCCGACCGGCTGGGCATGGCCCGTTTCGGCATAACCTCGGCCAAGGCTAAAGTGCTCGGCGTGCGCATGCCGGTGCTGCGGGCCATGGCCAAGGATATCGGCCGCGACCACGGGCTGGCCTTGGAGCTGTGGGCCACGGCCGTGCACGAGGCGCGCATCCTGGCCTGCCTGCTAGCCGAGCCCAAGCGTGTGGACGAGGCCCTGGCCGAAGCCTGGGTGGCGGATTTCGACAGTTGGGGCTTGTGCGACCAGTGCTGCCTGAACCTCCTGGACCGCGTGCCGTTCGCCTACGCCAAGGCCGTGGAATGGATCGAGCGCGAGCCTGAGTTCACGCGCCGGACAGGCTTTGCGCTCATGGCCGTGCTGGCCGTGCACGACAAGAAGGCCGAGGATGCGCGCTTCCTGGCTTTTCTGCCGCTCATTGAGCGCCACGCCGAAGACCCGCGCAACTTCGTCAAAAAGGCCGTGAACTGGGCCCTGCGCCAGATCGGCAAGCGCAACGCGGCCCTGCGTAAGGCGGCCATGGAGACTGCCAGAGGGCTGATTGCGCGGGACGACAAGACCGCGCGCTGGATAGGGCGGGATGCCTTGAAGGAGTTGGAGAGCAAGACCTGA
- a CDS encoding ABC1 kinase family protein, whose product MQLNRGILPHPLRTAGRLRDVVGILVKYGFGHVVEALHLPGRELVRRMTHVEPGISVWKRIRLAIEELGPTYIKFGQVLSLRPDLVPLPLAKELGNLQERVRPENFEDIRAVAEESLGKPLGECFSEFAREPMATGSLAQVHKAVPRCSSQIVAVKILRPDIRETVASDLDLLANMANMANQHVESLRSFDLPSVVRELGKMLAREMNFLNEAQNMAIFRRNFAEDPGVYCPAVLPELTTAEVLTMELVTGVRITEYVGSAEERDRLAHIGMESALRQILEFGMFHADPHPGNLRIVERPDGQGHALAFLDWGMSGRLTERQRGVLFDFFMALSRRQSRTLVRALRDMSMSAPPLLDDTGLEAELLYLLDRLHDPAGQGELVSGPLIDMVNLCREYGLRLRPDYVYTTRALVASEAAGRIISPDFDVMGELQPMARRYLRKRIGKLFSENAIIDGAEDLFGFLRSLPERVGFFFRLVEAGKLGIEFSHKNLESFEKTLSDVGKRLATALITAALIIGSSLVVAADAGPHWRGQPVLGLVGYILSGVFGAWLVWSMVFHKK is encoded by the coding sequence ATGCAGCTCAACCGCGGGATTCTGCCCCACCCATTACGAACTGCCGGGCGGCTGCGGGACGTGGTTGGCATCCTGGTGAAATACGGTTTCGGCCATGTGGTGGAGGCCCTGCACCTGCCGGGCCGCGAGTTGGTGCGCAGAATGACCCACGTGGAGCCGGGCATCTCGGTCTGGAAACGCATCCGCCTGGCCATCGAGGAGCTGGGGCCGACGTACATCAAGTTCGGCCAGGTGCTCAGCCTGCGGCCGGATCTGGTGCCCCTGCCCCTGGCCAAGGAGCTTGGCAATCTACAGGAGCGTGTGCGGCCCGAGAACTTCGAGGACATTCGGGCCGTGGCGGAAGAGTCCCTGGGCAAGCCCCTAGGCGAGTGCTTCAGCGAATTCGCTCGCGAGCCCATGGCTACAGGCTCCCTGGCCCAGGTACACAAGGCAGTGCCGCGCTGCTCCAGCCAGATCGTGGCGGTCAAGATCCTGCGGCCGGACATACGCGAAACCGTGGCCTCGGACCTGGATCTGCTGGCGAACATGGCCAACATGGCTAACCAGCATGTCGAGTCCCTGCGCTCCTTCGATCTGCCCAGCGTTGTGCGCGAGCTGGGCAAGATGCTGGCCCGCGAGATGAACTTCCTCAATGAAGCCCAGAACATGGCCATCTTCCGCCGCAACTTCGCCGAGGACCCCGGCGTGTACTGCCCGGCGGTCCTCCCCGAGCTGACCACGGCCGAGGTGCTGACCATGGAGCTCGTCACGGGCGTGCGCATCACCGAGTACGTCGGCTCCGCCGAGGAACGGGACCGCCTGGCGCACATCGGCATGGAGTCCGCCCTGCGCCAGATTCTGGAATTCGGCATGTTCCACGCCGACCCGCACCCCGGCAACCTGCGCATCGTGGAACGCCCGGACGGCCAGGGGCATGCCCTCGCCTTCCTGGACTGGGGCATGTCCGGCCGTCTAACGGAACGCCAGCGCGGCGTTCTCTTCGACTTTTTCATGGCCCTGTCCCGCAGGCAAAGCCGCACCCTGGTGCGCGCGCTCAGGGACATGAGCATGTCCGCCCCGCCGCTCCTGGACGACACGGGCCTGGAGGCCGAACTGCTCTATCTGCTGGACCGCCTGCACGATCCGGCCGGCCAGGGCGAGCTTGTCAGCGGCCCGCTCATCGACATGGTCAACCTGTGCCGAGAGTACGGGCTCAGGCTGCGGCCGGACTACGTGTACACCACGCGGGCCCTGGTGGCCTCGGAGGCCGCCGGACGCATAATCTCCCCGGACTTCGATGTCATGGGCGAGTTGCAGCCCATGGCCAGGCGCTATCTGCGCAAGCGCATCGGCAAGCTGTTCTCCGAGAACGCCATCATCGACGGCGCGGAGGACCTGTTCGGGTTCCTGCGCAGCCTGCCCGAGCGCGTGGGCTTCTTCTTCCGGCTCGTGGAGGCGGGCAAGCTGGGCATCGAGTTCAGCCACAAAAACCTGGAGAGCTTCGAAAAGACCCTGAGCGACGTGGGCAAGCGATTGGCCACGGCGCTCATCACCGCAGCGCTCATAATCGGCTCCTCGCTCGTGGTGGCCGCGGACGCCGGACCACATTGGCGCGGCCAGCCGGTGCTGGGGCTGGTTGGCTACATCCTGTCGGGCGTTTTCGGCGCCTGGCTGGTATGGAGTATGGTGTTTCACAAAAAATGA
- a CDS encoding phasin family protein produces MNELLKKGFFIGLGASALIKESFDRAAREFSKRGEQASEETSQVAKDFLREVQRQLDAVSEKGAKEFERQAADAGIATREDIERLEQRIASLERKLAAMRSQGVTDEEKKCQGEEPQGKTFQV; encoded by the coding sequence ATGAACGAACTGCTCAAGAAAGGCTTCTTCATCGGCCTGGGCGCCAGCGCGCTCATCAAGGAGTCCTTCGACCGCGCCGCCCGCGAGTTCTCCAAGCGCGGCGAACAGGCTTCGGAGGAGACGAGCCAGGTGGCCAAGGACTTCCTGCGCGAGGTCCAGCGCCAGCTCGACGCTGTGTCGGAAAAAGGGGCCAAGGAGTTCGAGCGCCAGGCCGCCGACGCGGGCATCGCAACAAGAGAGGATATCGAGCGGCTGGAGCAACGCATCGCCAGCCTGGAACGCAAGCTCGCAGCAATGCGATCCCAAGGCGTGACGGACGAGGAAAAGAAATGCCAGGGCGAAGAGCCGCAAGGAAAGACATTCCAGGTTTAA